ATCATCACCGCTGAGCCCAAAAAAAAAGACTCTCAATCAAGTGCTACAAAAACCACAACTCCATGGGCGCCAAAAACAGCTGATGATGGAAAAGATAGCACCAGCGACAAAGCCAAAGATTATGAAACCCTTTTAAAGCAAATTTTTCCTTATTTCAACAAACAAGAAAGCTTTGAGCTCACAAAAAAAGATGATGGTGTTGATGCAAAAATAAGCATTACCATTCAATCTGAGCAGGGCAAATTAAATTTAAATAGCTTGTACGACATTGAAAAAAAGAAATTTGTAGATGATGGAAAACCAAATGATCGAAAAAAAATATGTGTTTGGCTTTTTGAAAAAATAGCACAAATAACTAAGACCCAAACGCTTTTTCCTGCATTTGAAAAACACTTGAGCTCTCGAAAAGCTGACTTTAATGATGTAACAGAGCTTTTATCTATCAAAGAATTTGAGACGGTTTTTCATGATCGAGTTTTTTTTAATTTTAATACTCAACCAGCAGAAAACCTTTTTCTAACAGATATTTTTACCGTGTCGACAGAAGAAGAAACTATAAATCCTTGGCTCTTTTCATACTCTTGGTGCAAAATTTTAGGCTTAAAGCCAAAGCAAACTTTAACAGATGAAGAGAAAAATAAACTATTTAAAATAAGTGGCGAAGCTCACGACTGGGCCACAGATTGGAAATCCAACTGGGAAAATCTTGCCACTTTATATCAAAAAGAATACAAGGACCTTGCACAAGAAATAAAAACAATATTGACGCCACTATTTGAAGTTAATATATTCTCCTTACAGCTCAAAGCAAATATAAAAGAGACAAGTTCGACAATCTTTACTATAGTAAGGTCGAAGAAGGCAAAAAACAATTTGGTAAGCATTGAAACCATGAAGACTTATCAGATATAAACCGGAGAACAATTTGCAAATTAAAACAGAAACAAAAGTTGGCATTTTTGTCATTCTTGCCGCCAGTGTCTTTATGTTCATGATTTTAGGTATTGGAGCGTTTCGCTTTAGCTCTACAGGGTCTTTGCCATACACAATATCATTTGATGACGTTTCTGGGTTGTCACAAAAAGCAGAAGTAAAAATTGCCGGTGTTAAAGTTGGTTGGGTAGAAAATATTGAGCTCACTCAAAAGGGCACCGCTCAAGTCAAAATAATGGTTAATAAAAAATATTCTCTTTATGACAATGCTTATGCAGTAGTTAGACAAGAAGGTTTAATTGGAACTAAATACGTAGAAGTTATTCCAGGCGATCCTATGCTTCCAAAGCTTCAATCGGGTAACAACCTTGCAAGGCCTGGACGCGAAGCTGTTTCTGTTGATGAACTTTTATTTAAATTCAAAAATATAGCAACGCATGTAGAACAGGTTACCGAAAGCATTAAAGATGCATTCACTGGAGCCGAAAGATCAGAACAATTAAAATCAATGATCGAAAATATGTCGAGCGCTTCTGATAAAATTAACAAACTCGCAGGCTCTCTTGACAATGTATTCTCTAACAACGAAGACAGGCTTCAAGGTATCGTTACAAACATACAAGAATTTACAACAACTCTTCGAGATGATCTTCCAGCGCTTAAAGAAAATCTGACTGGGTCAGCCGACTCTATTGCTCGCGCAGCAGATGAAGCCCGCGAAGGATTTAGCAGCATCGCCTCAGTCTCTCAAAAAATCGATGAGGGTCGTGGCCTTCTTGGAAAAATGATCAACGAAGATGATATGTATCGAGATATCAAATCAGCTGTTTCTGGAATTAAAAATTACCTATCCAAATTTGAATCAATTGGAATTATTTTTGATTCCCACTCAGAAAATATGCACAGACCTGTTGATCAATATAGATGGACTGAAAGCAAAGGCTACTTCAACGTACGCATTCATACGAACAGTAGCTATTTTTACCTTGGACAACTTGCTTCGTCTGAACGCGGCTTTGTGAGCAGAAAATGGACCTATAATGAATATCTTGATTCTCGAGAAAACACATTTAGCCCAATTCCATACAATGAAATTACTACTGATCCTGCTGATCAAATTGCTGCTCTTAACCGTCGTTTATTTGCACCGCAAACGCTACAACAAATCAGAGAACAGTATGCTTATGGTCTTCAAGTCGGAAAAATTTACAACAATGTCGCATTGCGCGTTGGTTTGTTTGAAGGTGCTGTCGGAGTTGGTGCTGATTACTTTATACCGCTTGGAACTGATAAAGCTTCTTGGATTACGACCTTGGAGATGTTTGACTTTCACGGGCTACAAAGACTTGACTATGCTACAGAACGTCGCCCACATTTGAAATGGATCAACCGTGTATTTGTATTCAACAATCTTTACACCACGTTTGGAGCTGATGATTTTGTAAGTCACAACGCTTCAATCTTCTGGGGAGTTGGTTTAAGATTTGCAGATGATGATATTAAATATTTAATATCTAAAGTTAGCTTATAAATTTATGCAAAAAAATTCCCGGCGATTAAACCGGGAATTTTTTTATTTATTTTTTTAGATCCAACGCTGAGTCCATTGCATTGGCTCAACAGGAGTATTATTGATACGCATTTCCCAATGCAAATGATCGCCACTTGCATAACCAGTCATTCCCATACGTCCAAGCGGATGTCCTTTTTTCACTTTTTGACCAACAGAAATATCTGCAAAATCATGTAAGTGATAATAAAGACTGAGAACTCCGCAGCCATGATCAATAACAACCGTGTTGCCACTGTGGGTAAAGCGATCTTTTAGTACAATAATTCCATTATGGGATGCCCAAATCACACTTTTTGGATCAGCTATTAAATCAAGAGCTTTGTGCACTCGTCGACCACGTTCTTGAGATGTGCGAATAACTCCAAACTCTGTAGTGATGCCTCTCATAACAATTGGTACATCAAATGGGCCATTCCATAGCTTTTCGCCACCTGACTGCTTTGCAAGCTTTTCAAGTTCAGCTTCAAGGTCTTGCTCTTGCTTTGGTGTAAATTCAAGTTCAGCATGTAGCTTATTTCCTTGAACATTTAAGATTTTTTTCTTAAATGCAACACTTACAACCTGGAAAGTATTTTCTAATGTTACTTTGTTTCCAAGCCTATCAAGAACTTCAACAGAAAATGGGTATTCTCCAGCATCTTGTTCACACTCAACAGGAACATAGGTTTCATAAATTAAAGAATTTTTACCCTCTGCAAAGAATATATATTCTCCAGTAAGTACTTTTGCTACAGCATTTTTTATTGGTTTGTTAACTTGAATTTGGATTCTTAAGCATCTACCTTGTTGAACTTTATTGTCAGACGAAGATGGCACCAAGACTGCTTGCAAGCCTAAATTGTCTGTATAAAAAAAACGCTCGATAGATGTTTTGTTTTGACGCTTTGTTCCGTCAACGATCTCAAATTTTAATTTATGTGATCCATCTGGAATAGTCATTGCAGGAATTGAAATAGGATGATCAAATTGCTTACGATTAATTTTAAAATCACGATGCATTAAATTATCATCGAGCCACATTGAAATGTGTGCAACTTTATATGGACTCCAACCCTTTAAAGATCCGACTATTTCTCCAGCATAAGCTTTACCGTCTTCAAAACCAACGACGGTTACTTGTGGCTGAGTTGTATCAAAATAATACAAGTAAGTTCTTTTTGAAAAATACCCAATTGAGATTAAAACGAGGAAAAAAATAATGTATCGCCCTTGAGGAATCATGCACAACCCTTATTTATTTATATGATTTTTAATTAAGAAACAGACCTTGATTTTCACATTATTTATTGTAACAATAAAACGGAAATAAAACATTGATTTTTTATTGTCATTAAACCTTGTCCTAAAAAAAGAGTAGTTATGAGGCTGAAATATTTCACTATCGGACTTGTACTTATTGTTCAAGCGCAACATCTGCATAGCAGTATGTTTCTTTCGGCGCAATTAACTCCTGAGCATGCACCAGGCATAAAAAATCTAATGGACACTGTCGTTACATATCCACTGACAAAAGTAACATCAGACGGAATGATTCATCAAGGAATGCAAAACCGCACCATCAAACATATGCTCGCTTCAAAATTTACAGAAGAACCAAAAGATGAAAACGGCAACAAGAAAAAATCGATTTTAACACAAATGAATCTTACGGTGCTAAGGCCAAAAGATACCGCATTTCAGGCATATCCAGGAGGCGCTGAGATATTTCCTGGATACCCAGATCTTTCTACAAAATTTGACTCCATGATTCAAAATATTAAAAGCAACCCTGCCTTTATTCCTTTTTTCAGAAAGGTTCATATTAACGCTCTAAATGAACTATATCATTATTTAATGGGCATTTATGTAAATTTCAATTTGCAGCATGTTGGAATTATTCAAAGCTCAGATGGAAATATGCATGTAAGTATTCCTCAATTTTTAAATGATGAAAAGGAGTACCATGCAAATAAAAAAACACTTATCATAAACCACTTGATAAACATTATTGAGTCACAATTTAATGGTGCGATAAGATCATACATTCCAAAAATTCCACAAACATTTGCCACATCAATGGGCAAAACTCTTATTCAAAATGATTACAGCGTCGACCTCTCACAATTTATAATGAAACAAGTTGAACCCGAACTTGCTGCACAGAAATCAAAATATCTACAATCACTTGCTTCATATCTTGATTTTTTTCAAACTTACACAAGCTACCTAAATAAGCCTCATCCCAAAAATGCCCAACATTTTACCGCCTTTGTAGATATTGCTGAAAAAATTAATCAATATTTATACGGTGACAATCCATCCTCAACAGACAAAGATTCAATCGCAATTGCAAAAATGGATCCACCCCTGTTTTATTTTTCTTATGACGACGTAAGAGCTTTAAAAATAATTCCATATCTGGCAAAATCTATTCCCGCAAATAGCAAAAAAATTCAATGGCCAGAACACATTGTTCAAGCCGCTGACACTGGAATGCTTATTAATGGCCACCCTATGGCTTACTTTAAAACAAGCGACAACAAAGTTGTTCACAAAGATCAAGGTGGAAAATTATACTTATGCATGAAATCTGGTGCTAACTTATTCGAAGAAGAACTCATTGCTCAGCCAGAGTGGCTTAACTCATGGGAAGGGGTCGCTAAAATATTAGGTGCCTGTTTTGGTGATTTCTCAGCTCTTTTGGGCCTAGAGATTCTTGATCCATGCATGGAATCACTCGTTGAAAATATCGTTTCAACCAAGGGCGGAAAAGATCCAAACGCTGCAAATTTACCAGCTCAAACATGCAAAAGCTACATTGAGTCTTTTGATAATGAAAAAACAGAAAAGCCTTTACAACCTCAATTGGCAGCAGCTGGTCCAAATCTTCTTGAGACTTCTCCAATCATGCCAGAAATTCCAGGCGCATCACCTTCAATCTCATTAACTCCAACAGCGGCAAATCTTATACCAACCGTTTCAAATGTTACTGCGCCCCTTATTAAGCAAGCGGGATGATAATGTATAAAAAATTATATGCCTTTATCTTTATCTCCATTGTCTGTTTTCACCATGAAAAAATCTTTACAAACATGCTCATGGATATGGGCATTATGATGGGTGGTCAAACTGGTGCTCAAATTGCAAACCAATCCATTAGCACGATGTATCAAGATATGGGAACAGTGCTAACTAAGGGAGAAACGAGTTTGCAAAATTCTAATAGCGCATTTCAGAGCTATGTAGAAAAAGCTCAAAATCAAAAGATGCAAAACATTTTACAATTTTTTAAAACAGCCCAATCTCATGTTTTTAGTTTAACAAATGATCAATCTACAACGATGCAACAAATGGAAACTTATATTTTCCAAGCTGTCAGCCTTTCTCAGCCTCAATCACATTATCTTTCAAAGCCTGCAATAATGGATCAATTTTTTACCCTAGCAACCATGTATACACCCCAAGGACATATCTGGAAGAATGTTTTTCCTGTTGGAAATTGGCAATATGATGAAACAACAGATAGTTTTTGGCAAATGAACAAAGAACCTCTTTTATCTCCAGATATAAATCCAAAAACAAATGTAACTTCTACAAATGCTAACAAAGCTCCAAATAATTCAATTTTTACAGAATGGATTACAAGACAATCTTCTTATGAAATTTTATGTGAAGTTACACTTTATCAAGTAAGCTTTCCTTTTTTTGCAGGAATTATTTTTAACAAAGCTCGATGGATTTCTGGGGACACAAGCAGGCTTCAACAGTATCGGCTTGCTGGACTTTATGGAAGTAGTGATAAAAAAATCAAAGCCTGTTTTGCAGAGCAATATACTCCATCTAAAGCTTCTGCAAATCCACAAGGCGCAAAAGCTGCTCTCATTGAGCCACTTTATCCACTGCAGCAAATTGTATCTGGCTCTGGGGTCCAGCCAATCTCAATAAATCAAACTATTTTCAGCAGCCTGCAGCAACATCCAATAACTTTTAAAATAAAAATAATAACATCTCCAGACATAATAAAATTTAAACTTTGGCAATCAACAACAAAAGAGCCCCAGGAATTTACAACCATAACAAGCTTGAATAAAGATTTGTTTTTATACCATAGCTTTGGTTT
This genomic interval from Candidatus Dependentiae bacterium contains the following:
- a CDS encoding MlaD family protein — protein: MQIKTETKVGIFVILAASVFMFMILGIGAFRFSSTGSLPYTISFDDVSGLSQKAEVKIAGVKVGWVENIELTQKGTAQVKIMVNKKYSLYDNAYAVVRQEGLIGTKYVEVIPGDPMLPKLQSGNNLARPGREAVSVDELLFKFKNIATHVEQVTESIKDAFTGAERSEQLKSMIENMSSASDKINKLAGSLDNVFSNNEDRLQGIVTNIQEFTTTLRDDLPALKENLTGSADSIARAADEAREGFSSIASVSQKIDEGRGLLGKMINEDDMYRDIKSAVSGIKNYLSKFESIGIIFDSHSENMHRPVDQYRWTESKGYFNVRIHTNSSYFYLGQLASSERGFVSRKWTYNEYLDSRENTFSPIPYNEITTDPADQIAALNRRLFAPQTLQQIREQYAYGLQVGKIYNNVALRVGLFEGAVGVGADYFIPLGTDKASWITTLEMFDFHGLQRLDYATERRPHLKWINRVFVFNNLYTTFGADDFVSHNASIFWGVGLRFADDDIKYLISKVSL
- a CDS encoding M23 family metallopeptidase: MIPQGRYIIFFLVLISIGYFSKRTYLYYFDTTQPQVTVVGFEDGKAYAGEIVGSLKGWSPYKVAHISMWLDDNLMHRDFKINRKQFDHPISIPAMTIPDGSHKLKFEIVDGTKRQNKTSIERFFYTDNLGLQAVLVPSSSDNKVQQGRCLRIQIQVNKPIKNAVAKVLTGEYIFFAEGKNSLIYETYVPVECEQDAGEYPFSVEVLDRLGNKVTLENTFQVVSVAFKKKILNVQGNKLHAELEFTPKQEQDLEAELEKLAKQSGGEKLWNGPFDVPIVMRGITTEFGVIRTSQERGRRVHKALDLIADPKSVIWASHNGIIVLKDRFTHSGNTVVIDHGCGVLSLYYHLHDFADISVGQKVKKGHPLGRMGMTGYASGDHLHWEMRINNTPVEPMQWTQRWI
- a CDS encoding type II secretion system protein GspK, with the translated sequence MHKKPGFILFLLFSILSMCSVILSLYFSQTVMYRQLMTTIITKQKTDRLALGCVALAHNIITAEPKKKDSQSSATKTTTPWAPKTADDGKDSTSDKAKDYETLLKQIFPYFNKQESFELTKKDDGVDAKISITIQSEQGKLNLNSLYDIEKKKFVDDGKPNDRKKICVWLFEKIAQITKTQTLFPAFEKHLSSRKADFNDVTELLSIKEFETVFHDRVFFNFNTQPAENLFLTDIFTVSTEEETINPWLFSYSWCKILGLKPKQTLTDEEKNKLFKISGEAHDWATDWKSNWENLATLYQKEYKDLAQEIKTILTPLFEVNIFSLQLKANIKETSSTIFTIVRSKKAKNNLVSIETMKTYQI